The Aliivibrio salmonicida LFI1238 genome contains the following window.
CATCTGGCACAGTGTCTTCTTTTATCCATTGTTCAAAAATAGCTTTTCCCGATTCGCTATTAAAGTGCTCACCATAACCGGTGATACTTGAGAGTCCTTTTTCTGTTACTTTGGCATCAAAACCAGAATGACGTTGGCGAGAAATATTTAGGTCAGGTAAAGCACCAATTAAACCAATTGATTTTACGTTCTCGTTAATTACTGACTGAGTTAATTCATACGCCGCATCAAAATCTTCACTGATCACGCAACAAAAGTGCTCATCATCTAATGAACGGTCAATTGCGATGATCGGAGTACCTCGTTCTTGTATCTTTAAATAGTAGTCGCTCCCATCCACTAAACAACTGGCTACAAATAAAGCATCGATACGACGACTGATTAATGCATGTGCGACGTTCATTTCCGTTTCAGGGTCATCATCTGAACAGCCAATTAAAATTTGATAGCCAGCTTTACGAGAATTGAACTCCAATAGCTTTGCTAATTTTGCGTAACTGGTGTTTTCAAGATCAGGAATAATTAATCCAAATGAGCGACTTCTGCCGGCACGTAAAGCAGAAGCGGCATGATCTGGGCGATAATTATGTTCATCAACGACAGCCATTACTTTGAGCTGCGTCTTCTCACTGATGCGGTATTTTTGCGCTTTACCATTAATGACATAGCTTGCAGTGGTTTTAGAAACTCCAGCAAGTTTGGCTATTTGATCTAATGTCATGGTGAAGATCCTTAATTCTGTGGGTCGGATCATATAAATTTAGATCCAATCATTTTATGGGTTGAATTATATGCTGAATCGTTTCAGTATAAAAGCTGAAAGGATTCAGCAAATTTGAAAAGCGTGACATTTGCGCTATTTTTATTCTTATGACTTATTTTTGAATAGGAAATATTTGCTGAACTTTTTTTTAATGTTTTGCTGAAACGATTCAGCAAAATATAAAGCAACCCATATTGATTTGATACATTAAGCGAGAGGCGAAGACCCATGCTGACACTGACAAAGAATGACATTACGTTGCAACAAGCGGCAGCGGATAAAACAACAGCCATCAAGGCAATCGCAAAGCAATTAACAGAGAAAGGATTAGTTGCTGAAAAATATGTAGAAGGCATGCTAAACCGTGAACAACAAAATTCAACGTTTTTGGGTAATGGTATTGCCATCCCACACGGCACAACAGATACCCGTGAACTAGTAAACAAAACAGGCGTTGCTGTTCACCATTTTCCTCAAGGCGTTAATTGGGGCGATGGCAATGTGGTTTATGTCGCGATTGGTATTGCTGCTAAATCAGATGAACATTTAGGAATCTTAAAGCAACTGACAAAAGTGCTTTCGGCAGATGGTGTTGAAGAAAAACTGAAACAAGCGAAAAGCGAAGCCGATATTATTGCTTTGCTTAATGGTGAAGTTCAGTTTGAAGCCGATTTTGATGCGTCATTAATTAAATTGCTTTTTCCGGCAAGTGACATGATTCAAATGAGTGCGGTTGCCGGTGGTTTATTAAGAAACAGCGGTAATGCTGAAAATCAATTTGTTGCAGAGTTAGTAACAAAAGAGCCGACTCACTTAGGTAATGGTTTGTGGTTAGTGAGTACTGACAAAGGCGTTAAACGCTCTGGTATGTCGATTGTGACGACTGCTAATGGGTGTGAGTTTAATGGATTAGCGGTGAAAGGGTTAATTGCTATTGCGTCTTGTAATGCCTCACACAAATCGTTTTTATCGATTATTAGTAAAATGGTGTTTGAACAGAAACAAGATCAATTATTATCTGCTAATTCTGAGCAGTTATTAGCTATGTTCGCAACCTCTTCTGAAGAAATTGTTGCAGAAGTAAGCGCGGATAACACGGCAGTATTTACAATAAAGAATGCACACGGCTTGCATGCTCGTCCAGGAGCGATGCTTGTATCTGAAGCGAAGAAATACGAATCAAAAATTACAGTATTAAATCTTAATGGGGATGGTAAATCAGCAAATGCAAAAAGCTTAATGAAAGTGATTGCGTTAGGTGTGAAGCACGGCCATGAACTGCAATTTACGGCGGATGGCGTTGATGCAAAAGAAGCACTAGTGGGTATTGGTGCTGCCATCGAATCTGGTTTGGGCGAGGGTTAATTAATGACGTCTATTCAAACAAACAAAGTGGTTACTATCACACTAAACCCTGCTTTGGATTTAACGGGTAGCGTAGATGCGTTATCTATCGGTTCTGTAAGTTTAGTGAGTAAAGGCTCACTTCATGCAGCAGGGAAAGGCGTTAACGTGGCAAAAGTGCTGTCTGATTTAGGTGCTGAAGTTACTGTTACCGGTTTTCTTGGGCGTGATAATGAAGAGCTGTTCTGTCAATTATTTGAAGAAATGAACGCAAACGATCAATTTGTTCGTGTTGATGGTGCAACGCGCATTAACGTGAAACTTGTCGAGCAAGATGGCCGAGTGAGTGACATCAATTTCCCTGGTGTCAACGTATCAGAACAAGCGATTGCTGAATTTGAATCACGTTTATTTGAGCTAGCAAAAACGCATGAGTTTTTTGTGCTTGCAGGGAGTTTACCACAAGGTGTTTCTCCGGAGTTGTGTGCAACATGGATTGAAAAATTGCATCAACTGGGCAAGAAAGTGATGTTTGATAGCAGTCGTGCTGCATTAGCGGCGGGTTTAGATGCTCATCCGTGGTTGATTAAACCGAACGATGAAGAATTGTCTGAATTTGTTGGGCGTGAATTAAATACACCCGAAGCGTGTCAACAAGCGGCTCAAGATCTTGCTGATAAAGGCATTGAGAATGTTGTCGTGTCACTGGGCTCAAAAGGCGTGATGTGGCTGGGGAAAAATGAAGAAGCTGATGCGTCATGGATCTACTCTCAACCACCGAAAATGAACGTTGTTAGTACCGTTGGTGCGGGTGATACGTTGGTTGCTGGTTTGTGTTGGGGACATGTTAATCAGTGGGAACGTGCTCAAATATTATCGTTTGCTACCGCTCTGTCAGCTTTAGCTGTATCGCAGGTTGGCGTTGGTGTACCTAATGTCGAAGACGTAAAAGAATTACAACAACAAGTAACCCTACACAACCCTATTTCTTCAAACGTGTAACCGCGTTTAGTCATAGATTAAGGACAGAATATGAAAAATATAGCTATCGTAACAGCATGCCCAAGTGGTGTAGCAAACAGCATTATCGCCGCTGGTTTATTAGAACAAGCAGCAGCGAAACTAAACTGGAAAGCCTCGATTGAATGTCAATCAAGTGTGTTACCTGTTGATGTATTAACTCAAGAGATTATTGATACCGTCGATGCAATTATTATAGCAACGAATACCGATATTGATACGACACGCTTTGTAGGAAAAAAAGTACATCAAGGTTCAATTTCTGATTGCACGACTAACCCACAAGCGTGGTTAGAAAACGCAGTAAATACAGCAACCGAGCTAACGGCTTCAGAAGTAACGACAATCAACGAGGTTGTTGTTGATTCAAATGCAGTTAAAAAAATTGTTGCTATTACGGCTTGCCCAACGGGTGTTGCCCATACTTTCATGGCCGCAGAAGCACTAGAAGAAGAAGGTAAACGCCAAGGCTATTTTATTAAGGTAGAAACACGCGGTTCCGTAGGTGCTAAAAATCAGCTGACTGATCAAGACATCGCGGATGCGGATCTTGTTATCATCGCTGCGGATATTGAAGTGCCTCTTGAGCGTTTCAACGGCAAGCGTTTGTACAGAACAAGTACGGGACTTGCTCTGAAAAAAACAGAACAAGAAATGAATAAAGCATTTGCAGAGGCAACGGTTTTCCAAGCGTCTGGTAAGGCTCAATCTTCTCAAGCAGAAGAGAGTAAAGGCATGTACAAACACCTAATGACAGGGGTATCACACATGCTTCCTGTCGTAATTGCAGGTGGTTTGTTGATTGCGCTTTCGTTTGTGTTTGGTATTGAAGCGTTTAAAGAACCCGGTACGATTGCAGCAACGTTAATAGACATTGGTGGTGGAGCAGCCTTCGCCTTGATGATCCCTGTTCTTGCTGGTTTCATCGCGTTCTCGATTGCTGACCGCCCTGGTTTAGCGCCGGGTTTAATCGGTGGTATGTTGGCGAGCTCAACAGGCGCTGGTTTCCTTGGTGGTATTGCTGCCGGTTTCATTGCGGGTTATGCAGCAAAATTCATTGCAGATAAAGTGTCTCTTCCTCAATCAATGGAAGCATTAAAACCCATTCTAATCATTCCGTTTGTGGCGAGTTTGTTCACCGGTTTGGTCATGGTTTACATCGTTGGTGGCCCAGTAGCAGGCATCATGTCTGCACTGACTGAGTTCTTAAACAACATGGGTTCAACTAACGCGGTATTACTGGGTGTTATCCTTGGTTGTATGATGTGTTTCGATTTAGGTGGTCCAGTAAACAAAGCCGCTTATACGTTTGGTGTTGGTCTGTTAGCGTCACAAACTTATGGTCCAATGGCCGCAATTATGGCCGCAGGTATGGTTCCTGCACTTGGTATGGGCTTAGCGACATTTCTTGCTAAAAATAAATTTGAAGCGGGCGAGCGTGAAGCGGGCAAAGCGTCATTCGTGCTTGGTTTATGTTTTATTTCTGAAGGTGCGATTCCATTTGCAGCGAAAGATCCAATGCGTGTTATCCCAAGCTGTATGGCAGGTGGTGCATTAACGGGTGGTCTGTCTATGTTGTTTGGTGCTCAGTTACTCGCGCCACACGGTGGTTTATTTGTTCTTCTTATTCCAAATGCGATTACACCCGTGTTCATGTACTTGGTAGCGATAGCTGCAGGTACTGCGGTAACTGGTTTCACTTACGCTTTCTTGAAAAATAAAGCGGATGCGAAAGAAGTAGTCGCTGCATAAAAAGAATAACTAAAAATAAAATGGGCGCTTCCAATGATAATTGGAAGCGCCCATTTTTTTTGATATTAATGCAGAGATTAACATCAAAGCAGTCCTAGAACATGAAGTTCACACCTGCACCAATAACCGAAAGGTAATCGCCAGACGCTAAGTCAATATATTGATATTCAACATTCAACATTGAACGTGACTGATGGGTATAATTTCATTACACCACCAACAGCAACGTAAGGCTTAGTGGTTGTTGAGTCTTGTTTCATGGTTTGGTTACCTACCGTATTTTTATATTCAACGTTAGTACGGTTTAGTCCCATCTTTCCATAGAAAGAGCCATAGTAAGACATTGGGAAATACATCTTCGCGGCAATTGAAGCGCCATCAACAGCGGCACTGTCGTTGTTACTTGTGACATTATCCATTGATTCCGTCATGTAATAACTGAGATCCAGAGCCACCATTGGCGCAAAATGGTAGTTATAACCCACTTGAGTCATTAAACCATCCACATGGGAACCATCAATTTTCAGGTTAGCAAGACTTGGCTGAATATAGATTTGGTGTAAAGTGTCTGTTGCTTGTGCCGATGTTGTCGCACCTAGCAATAAAAGTGGTATGAATCTTTTCATTGTAAACTCGTCTTTGTAACCGAAGGTGAGATTTTATTGTGAATGAGACGATGTTGTAAAGATAATTTAAGGGAAGAAATGACATTAACTATTTGGTTTTCATTATTATTGATTTCAATGCTCGGTGCGATGTCACCAGGGCCTAGTTTAGCTACGGTTGCAAAACATACGTTATCTGGTCGCCGTATTAACGGAATTGCAGCGGCATGGGCGCATTCTATTGGTATTGGTATTGGTATTTATGCTTTTATCACGGTGATTGGTTTGGCTGTGGTATTGCAGCAATCGCCAGTAGTCTTTAAAGCGATCAGTTATTTAGGAGCGACTTATCTTGCGTATTTAGGGTATGGCGCTTTACGCTCAACGGGTGGTATCGCTGCAAAACTGGAATC
Protein-coding sequences here:
- the cra gene encoding catabolite repressor/activator; amino-acid sequence: MTLDQIAKLAGVSKTTASYVINGKAQKYRISEKTQLKVMAVVDEHNYRPDHAASALRAGRSRSFGLIIPDLENTSYAKLAKLLEFNSRKAGYQILIGCSDDDPETEMNVAHALISRRIDALFVASCLVDGSDYYLKIQERGTPIIAIDRSLDDEHFCCVISEDFDAAYELTQSVINENVKSIGLIGALPDLNISRQRHSGFDAKVTEKGLSSITGYGEHFNSESGKAIFEQWIKEDTVPDAIITTSYILLESILDVLIEKPELMGTVKLGTFGDNRLLDFLPIKINSLPQQFELIADSALALGLNASAKRYQAGIELIPRKIVIR
- the fruB gene encoding fused PTS fructose transporter subunit IIA/HPr protein — protein: MLTLTKNDITLQQAAADKTTAIKAIAKQLTEKGLVAEKYVEGMLNREQQNSTFLGNGIAIPHGTTDTRELVNKTGVAVHHFPQGVNWGDGNVVYVAIGIAAKSDEHLGILKQLTKVLSADGVEEKLKQAKSEADIIALLNGEVQFEADFDASLIKLLFPASDMIQMSAVAGGLLRNSGNAENQFVAELVTKEPTHLGNGLWLVSTDKGVKRSGMSIVTTANGCEFNGLAVKGLIAIASCNASHKSFLSIISKMVFEQKQDQLLSANSEQLLAMFATSSEEIVAEVSADNTAVFTIKNAHGLHARPGAMLVSEAKKYESKITVLNLNGDGKSANAKSLMKVIALGVKHGHELQFTADGVDAKEALVGIGAAIESGLGEG
- the pfkB gene encoding 1-phosphofructokinase, coding for MTSIQTNKVVTITLNPALDLTGSVDALSIGSVSLVSKGSLHAAGKGVNVAKVLSDLGAEVTVTGFLGRDNEELFCQLFEEMNANDQFVRVDGATRINVKLVEQDGRVSDINFPGVNVSEQAIAEFESRLFELAKTHEFFVLAGSLPQGVSPELCATWIEKLHQLGKKVMFDSSRAALAAGLDAHPWLIKPNDEELSEFVGRELNTPEACQQAAQDLADKGIENVVVSLGSKGVMWLGKNEEADASWIYSQPPKMNVVSTVGAGDTLVAGLCWGHVNQWERAQILSFATALSALAVSQVGVGVPNVEDVKELQQQVTLHNPISSNV
- the fruA gene encoding PTS fructose transporter subunit IIBC, translating into MKNIAIVTACPSGVANSIIAAGLLEQAAAKLNWKASIECQSSVLPVDVLTQEIIDTVDAIIIATNTDIDTTRFVGKKVHQGSISDCTTNPQAWLENAVNTATELTASEVTTINEVVVDSNAVKKIVAITACPTGVAHTFMAAEALEEEGKRQGYFIKVETRGSVGAKNQLTDQDIADADLVIIAADIEVPLERFNGKRLYRTSTGLALKKTEQEMNKAFAEATVFQASGKAQSSQAEESKGMYKHLMTGVSHMLPVVIAGGLLIALSFVFGIEAFKEPGTIAATLIDIGGGAAFALMIPVLAGFIAFSIADRPGLAPGLIGGMLASSTGAGFLGGIAAGFIAGYAAKFIADKVSLPQSMEALKPILIIPFVASLFTGLVMVYIVGGPVAGIMSALTEFLNNMGSTNAVLLGVILGCMMCFDLGGPVNKAAYTFGVGLLASQTYGPMAAIMAAGMVPALGMGLATFLAKNKFEAGEREAGKASFVLGLCFISEGAIPFAAKDPMRVIPSCMAGGALTGGLSMLFGAQLLAPHGGLFVLLIPNAITPVFMYLVAIAAGTAVTGFTYAFLKNKADAKEVVAA
- a CDS encoding outer membrane protein, whose translation is MKRFIPLLLLGATTSAQATDTLHQIYIQPSLANLKIDGSHVDGLMTQVGYNYHFAPMVALDLSYYMTESMDNVTSNNDSAAVDGASIAAKMYFPMSYYGSFYGKMGLNRTNVEYKNTVGNQTMKQDSTTTKPYVAVGGVMKLYPSVTFNVEC
- a CDS encoding LysE family translocator — its product is MTLTIWFSLLLISMLGAMSPGPSLATVAKHTLSGRRINGIAAAWAHSIGIGIGIYAFITVIGLAVVLQQSPVVFKAISYLGATYLAYLGYGALRSTGGIAAKLESGEQVTLLESAKEGLLISLLNPKIALFFLALFSQFVAAGNTPIDKAIIVITPIIIDGLWYTLISCLLSAPKIVDKLRSKAQWIDRLSVSVRGTTPNK